Proteins encoded by one window of Cheilinus undulatus linkage group 13, ASM1832078v1, whole genome shotgun sequence:
- the LOC121520560 gene encoding glyoxal reductase-like isoform X2 produces MSSADAWACPTVSLSNGVQMPILGIGTSQVGGFSQDTVLYAIRDCGLRLIDTSKYNGFEVQLCEAIRDSGVPRSEMWVTNKLWPEDYGYETAKKAFQKSCAQMGVDYLDIYMLHWPGGMQPGRSNRELRAEAWRALEELYELGLCRSIGVSNFMIHHLEQLKQDCTVVPHVNQVEYHPFQQPKELIEYCRQKGIAFQGYCPLAKGQALSDPTIIQIAKKYGHTPAQICIRWSIQNGAITIPKSTKKERVVENCQVFGFQLEEEDMEAINKLHDGRHVSWDPTNVE; encoded by the exons ATGTCTTCTGCAGATGCCTGGGCCTGTCCCACCGTGAGTCTTTCAAATGGGGTCCAAATGCCAATACTTGGAATTG GCACATCTCAGGTTGGAGGATTCTCTCAGGACACTGTTCTGTATGCGATCCGTGATTGTGGCTTACGCCTCATAGACACATCCAAGTATAATGGCTTTGAGGTGCAGCTGTGTGAAGCTATTCGAGACAGCGGGGTACCAAGAAGTGAGATGTGGGTCACCAATAAACTCTGGCCTGAGGATTATGGATATGAAACAGCAAAGAAGGCGTTTCAGAAATCCTGCGCCCAGATGGGGGTGGATTATCTTG ACATCTACATGTTACACTGGCCTGGTGGGATGCAGCCTGGACGCTCCAACAGAGAACTGAGAGCTGAGGCCTGGAGAGCTCTGGAGGAATTATATGAATTAG GGTTGTGTCGTTCCATTGGGGTAAGCAACTTTATGATTCACCACCTAGAACAGTTAAAGCAGGACTGCACTGTGGTGCCACATGTCAATCAG GTGGAGTACCATCCATTCCAGCAACCCAAAGAGCTGATCGAGTACTGCCGCCAGAAGGGGATCGCGTTCCAGGGGTACTGCCCCCTGGCCAAAGGTCAGGCTCTCAGTGACCCCACTATTATCCAGATAGCAAAGAAGTATGGACACACACCCGCTCAGATCTGCATCCGCTGGAGTATACAG AATGGAGCAATCACAATACCAAAGTCAACCAAAAAGGAGCGTGTGGTGGAAAATTGCCAG gTTTTTGGATTCCAGCTTGAGGAGGAAGACATGGAGGCCATAAACAAGCTGCATGATGGGAGACATGTCTCCTGGGATCCAACAAATGTGGAGTAA
- the extl2 gene encoding exostosin-like 2: MRFPRCCLCPRRTYLLWPVLLLLLVGAALTALLPSPEDQIGLGVLGVLRRATTQKEKPAQVHNVVNTGEEQRFTIIIQTYNRTDILLKLLNHYQGVPHLQQIIIVWNNIGEQTPLKLWNSLGPHPVPVVFKEQISNRMRNRLQSFPEVDTDAVLMLDDDTLVSVPDISFAFSVWKQFPTQIVGFVPRKHVSTPGGVYSYGSFELQDPETSGGDKYSMVLIGAAFFHRRYLQLFQDQPQAVHQLVDETQNCDDIAMNFAVALYLREHSKSATNFNKPSGVFVKPVDLRNLEKEASSGYQGMWHRPEHLLQRSYCLNRLTQIYGFMPLCFSNLMVSQFGFPSYANHKSRS, translated from the exons ATGAG GTTCCCCCGTTGCTGTCTGTGTCCCAGGCGAACCTATTTATTGTGGCCTGTCCTGCTCCTGCTCCTGGTTGGTGCAGCTCTGACTGCTCTCCTGCCCTCTCCTGAGGACCAAATAGGCCTGGGTGTCCTGGGAGTGCTTCGCCGGGCAACAACTCAAAAAGAGAAACCTGCACAGGTCCACAATGTTGTCAACACAGGGGAGGAGCAGAGGTTTACCATTATTATCCAAACTTACAACCGCACTGATATTTTGCTCAAGCTCCTGAACCATTACCAGGGAGTTCCTCATCTTCAGCAGATTATCATAGTCTGGAACAACATTGGGGAGCAGACACCCTTAAAGTTGTGGAACTCTTTGGGGCCCCATCCTGTCCCTGTGGTCTTTAAGGAGCAGATTAGCAATAGGATGCGCAACAGACTGCAGTCTTTTCCTGAGGTTGACACTGATG cTGTTCTAATGCTGGATGACGACACCCTGGTCAGTGTTCCTGACATCAGTTTTGCTTTCTCAGTCTGGAAG CAATTTCCAACTCAGATTGTTGGGTTTGTCCCACGGAAACATGTCTCAACACCAGGAGGAGTGTACAGTTATGGCAGCTTTGAGCTGCAGGATCCAGAAACATCTGGAGGAGACAA ATACTCAATGGTGTTGATTGGTGCAGCCTTCTTCCACCGCCGCTACCTGCAGCTCTTCCAGGACCAACCTCAAGCAGTACACCAGCTGGTGGATGAAACACAGAATTGCGATGACATTGCCATGAACTTTGCTGTAGCGCTGTATCTAAGAGAACACTCTAAGTCTGCAACCAACTTTAACAAACCTTCCGGGGTCTTTGTCAAACCTGTGGACCTCCGTAATCTGGAGAAGGAGGCCAGCAGTGGCTACCAGGGTATGTGGCACCGTCCTGAACACCTCCTTCAGAGATCCTACTGTCTAAACAGGCTGACACAGATCTATGGCTTCATGCCGCTCTGCTTCTCCAACCTGATGGTGTCTCAGTTTGGCTTTCCAAGCTATGCCAACCACAAGAGTAGAAGCTGA
- the LOC121520561 gene encoding uncharacterized oxidoreductase ZK1290.5-like, protein MSFAKGLKCPTVPLSNGLQIPVLGLGTSHDGGYSHDAIMYALSECCIRHIDTAKRYGCEEKLGNAIRDSGIPSSDLWLTNKLWPGDYGYHEAKKACIDSCSRMGVEYFDLYLMHWPESLRPGCSNREMRAETWRALEELYKEGVCRAIGVSNFLVHHLEQLKEDCSVVPHVNQVEYHPFQQPNKLIDYCRQKGIVFEGFSPLAKGQALRDPTVLQIAEKYKRTPAQICIRWSIQNGVVTIPKSTKKKRIKENCDVFDFQLDDLDMVALGGLHDERHVTWDPTNVD, encoded by the exons ATGTCTTTCGCAAAAGGCTTGAAGTGTCCCACAGTCCCACTTTCCAATGGTCTTCAGATTCCAGTACTCGGATTAG GTACATCACATGATGGTGGATACTCACATGATGCCATCATGTACGCTCTTTCAGAGTGCTGCATTCGCCACATTGACACAGCAAAACGTTACGGCTGTGAGGAGAAATTAGGCAACGCTATTCGAGACAGCGGGATACCAAGCAGTGACCTGTGGCTCACCAATAAACTATGGCCAGGGGACTACGGATACCATGAGGCTAAAAAGGCCTGCATTGACTCTTGCTCACGAATGGGGGTGGAATATTTTG ATCTGTACCTGATGCACTGGCCAGAGTCTTTGCGGCCTGGTTGTTCCAACAGGGAGATGAGAGCGGAAACCTGGAGAGCTTTGGAGGAACTTTATAAAGAAG GGGTTTGCCGTGCAATTGGAGTGAGCAACTTTTTGGTTCACCACCTGGAGCAGCTAAAGGAAGACTGTAGTGTGGTGCCACATGTTAACCAG GTGGAGTATCATCCATTCCAGCAGCCCAATAAACTGATAGATTACTGCCGTCAGAAGGGAATTGTGTTTGAAGGCTTCAGTCCTCTGGCTAAGGGTCAAGCCCTCAGAGACCCGACTGTTCTTCAAATAGCAGAAAAGTACAAACGTACTCCTGCTCAGATCTGCATCCGCTGGAGTATTCAG AATGGAGTTGTAACAATACCaaaatccaccaagaagaagaGGATAAAGGAAAACTGTGAC GTGTTTGATTTCCAGCTGGATGATTTGGACATGGTCGCTTTGGGAGGACTTCATGATGAAAGACACGTTACCTGGGATCCAACAAATGTGGACTGA
- the LOC121520560 gene encoding glyoxal reductase-like isoform X1 codes for MLLEISVLFKTFLILHAPWELVKLCQIHPLQIYIQDAWACPTVSLSNGVQMPILGIGTSQVGGFSQDTVLYAIRDCGLRLIDTSKYNGFEVQLCEAIRDSGVPRSEMWVTNKLWPEDYGYETAKKAFQKSCAQMGVDYLDIYMLHWPGGMQPGRSNRELRAEAWRALEELYELGLCRSIGVSNFMIHHLEQLKQDCTVVPHVNQVEYHPFQQPKELIEYCRQKGIAFQGYCPLAKGQALSDPTIIQIAKKYGHTPAQICIRWSIQNGAITIPKSTKKERVVENCQVFGFQLEEEDMEAINKLHDGRHVSWDPTNVE; via the exons A tgttgctggagatttctgttctcttcaagaccttcctcatcctccatgcaccttgggagttggtgaagttgtgccagatTCACCCACTTCAGATCTACATACAAG ATGCCTGGGCCTGTCCCACCGTGAGTCTTTCAAATGGGGTCCAAATGCCAATACTTGGAATTG GCACATCTCAGGTTGGAGGATTCTCTCAGGACACTGTTCTGTATGCGATCCGTGATTGTGGCTTACGCCTCATAGACACATCCAAGTATAATGGCTTTGAGGTGCAGCTGTGTGAAGCTATTCGAGACAGCGGGGTACCAAGAAGTGAGATGTGGGTCACCAATAAACTCTGGCCTGAGGATTATGGATATGAAACAGCAAAGAAGGCGTTTCAGAAATCCTGCGCCCAGATGGGGGTGGATTATCTTG ACATCTACATGTTACACTGGCCTGGTGGGATGCAGCCTGGACGCTCCAACAGAGAACTGAGAGCTGAGGCCTGGAGAGCTCTGGAGGAATTATATGAATTAG GGTTGTGTCGTTCCATTGGGGTAAGCAACTTTATGATTCACCACCTAGAACAGTTAAAGCAGGACTGCACTGTGGTGCCACATGTCAATCAG GTGGAGTACCATCCATTCCAGCAACCCAAAGAGCTGATCGAGTACTGCCGCCAGAAGGGGATCGCGTTCCAGGGGTACTGCCCCCTGGCCAAAGGTCAGGCTCTCAGTGACCCCACTATTATCCAGATAGCAAAGAAGTATGGACACACACCCGCTCAGATCTGCATCCGCTGGAGTATACAG AATGGAGCAATCACAATACCAAAGTCAACCAAAAAGGAGCGTGTGGTGGAAAATTGCCAG gTTTTTGGATTCCAGCTTGAGGAGGAAGACATGGAGGCCATAAACAAGCTGCATGATGGGAGACATGTCTCCTGGGATCCAACAAATGTGGAGTAA